In Amycolatopsis jiangsuensis, the following proteins share a genomic window:
- a CDS encoding ABC transporter ATP-binding protein: MTTTFPGPAATTSAAVHLEDVRKVFGSDGGAVQALDGVDLTVAPGEFVCLLGASGCGKSTLLNLVAGLDQPSAGQITLTTSRPAVMFQEAALMPWLTAGRNVELPLRLAGFGRAERQEKAAGLLELVRLGDAGRKRPHELSGGMRQRVALARALAATHRVGSDDQQALLLMDEPFAALDAITRDVLQGELLRVWRSTGTSVLFVTHDVREAVRLGQRVVLLSSRPGRVVREWHDVPSADSEQLAEEITADLREVISTHAAA, translated from the coding sequence ATGACCACCACCTTTCCCGGACCGGCAGCCACCACCTCCGCCGCGGTGCACCTCGAGGACGTGCGGAAGGTGTTCGGCTCGGACGGCGGCGCGGTGCAGGCCCTCGACGGGGTCGACCTGACGGTCGCACCGGGGGAGTTCGTGTGCCTGCTCGGCGCTTCCGGCTGCGGCAAGAGCACCCTGCTGAACCTCGTGGCCGGGCTGGACCAGCCTTCGGCCGGGCAGATCACGCTCACCACCTCGCGGCCCGCGGTGATGTTCCAGGAGGCCGCGCTGATGCCGTGGCTCACCGCCGGCCGCAACGTCGAACTGCCGTTGCGGCTGGCCGGATTCGGCCGCGCCGAACGGCAGGAGAAGGCCGCCGGATTGCTGGAGCTGGTGCGGCTCGGCGACGCCGGTCGCAAGCGTCCGCACGAGCTGTCCGGCGGAATGCGGCAGCGGGTCGCGCTGGCCCGCGCGCTGGCCGCGACGCACCGCGTCGGCAGTGACGACCAGCAGGCGCTGCTGCTGATGGACGAGCCGTTCGCCGCGCTGGACGCGATCACCCGCGACGTCCTGCAGGGCGAGCTGCTGCGGGTGTGGCGCAGCACCGGGACCTCGGTTCTGTTCGTCACCCACGACGTGCGCGAGGCGGTGCGGCTGGGGCAGCGCGTGGTGCTGCTGTCGTCGCGCCCGGGGCGCGTGGTGCGTGAATGGCACGACGTCCCGTCGGCCGACTCGGAGCAGCTGGCCGAGGAGATCACGGCGGACCTGCGTGAGGTGATCAGCACCCATGCCGCAGCCTGA
- a CDS encoding helix-turn-helix domain-containing protein, protein MTHDDAELDSLVRKRIRALRVAQGWSLEELAERARLSPSSLSRIENGQRRLALDQLVTLARALDTSLDQLVEMDTDDVISHPMIDSAQGSMRWPIKADPGMTVVRRRVTDPPPDSPARMRAHPGREWLVVLSGAAVLLLGNRRLRVEANQAAEFPTMLPHAIGTAGGPCDIIGIFDRDARRGHRNEQ, encoded by the coding sequence GTGACGCACGACGACGCCGAGCTGGACAGCCTGGTGCGCAAACGCATCCGCGCTCTGCGGGTGGCGCAGGGATGGTCGCTGGAGGAGCTTGCGGAGCGCGCGCGGCTGAGTCCGTCCTCGCTCAGCCGGATCGAGAACGGACAGCGCCGCCTCGCGCTCGACCAGCTCGTCACGCTCGCCCGTGCGCTGGACACCTCGCTGGACCAGCTCGTCGAGATGGACACCGACGACGTGATCTCGCATCCGATGATCGACAGTGCGCAGGGGTCGATGCGCTGGCCGATCAAAGCCGATCCGGGCATGACCGTGGTGCGCCGCCGCGTGACGGACCCGCCGCCGGACAGTCCCGCGCGCATGCGAGCGCATCCCGGCCGTGAGTGGCTGGTCGTGCTCTCCGGCGCCGCCGTACTGCTGCTGGGCAACCGCCGGTTGCGTGTCGAGGCCAACCAGGCCGCGGAGTTCCCCACGATGCTGCCGCACGCGATCGGCACCGCGGGTGGGCCGTGCGACATCATCGGCATCTTCGACCGCGACGCCCGCCGCGGGCACCGGAACGAGCAGTAG
- a CDS encoding YdcF family protein, whose translation MVPALFALFTVLVFVVRFVREPRRLGNAVWFAIALLFTGMWLFSLLQHAGWAQTVVILVCVAAAALAALLLPWALIANGVVMLRREGRRPANLLSLLAGLAMLGVFALTVSGLFFAKQPWLRTLAVSALLVAGYVAFVFTGLVLYSVLYSRLSRRARAGAVIVLGSGLLGDRVPPLLASRLDRAMQVSQRSPETLLVVSGGQGPDELTSEAAAMAGYLTEAGVPPSRIVLEDQATTTDENLRFSVELLAGRGFEGRVLAVTNNYHVFRTAVLARRLGLKLDVIGAKTASYFVPSAFLREFVALLAQYRKTNAAALVVLAGGPVLLAALA comes from the coding sequence ATGGTCCCCGCTTTGTTCGCGCTGTTCACCGTTCTCGTGTTCGTGGTGCGCTTCGTCCGCGAACCACGACGGCTGGGGAACGCGGTGTGGTTCGCGATCGCGTTGCTGTTCACCGGGATGTGGCTGTTCAGCCTGCTGCAGCACGCCGGCTGGGCGCAGACCGTTGTCATCCTGGTGTGCGTGGCCGCCGCGGCCTTGGCAGCGCTGCTGCTGCCGTGGGCACTGATCGCGAACGGCGTGGTGATGCTCCGCCGCGAAGGCCGCCGGCCGGCGAACCTGCTGTCACTGCTGGCCGGGCTGGCGATGCTCGGCGTTTTCGCGCTCACAGTGAGCGGCCTGTTCTTCGCGAAACAGCCCTGGCTGCGCACGCTCGCCGTCTCGGCCCTGCTCGTGGCCGGTTACGTCGCTTTCGTGTTCACCGGCCTGGTGCTGTACTCGGTCCTCTACAGCCGGCTGAGCCGCAGGGCCCGCGCCGGTGCGGTGATCGTGCTCGGCTCCGGCCTGCTGGGTGATCGCGTGCCGCCGCTGCTGGCTAGCCGTCTGGATCGCGCGATGCAGGTTTCGCAACGCTCCCCGGAAACCCTGCTGGTGGTCTCCGGTGGCCAGGGGCCGGACGAGCTGACGTCGGAAGCCGCCGCGATGGCCGGATACCTGACCGAAGCCGGCGTCCCGCCGTCGCGGATCGTGCTCGAGGACCAGGCCACCACGACCGACGAGAACCTGCGCTTCAGCGTGGAACTGCTCGCGGGGCGCGGTTTCGAAGGGCGGGTGCTGGCGGTGACGAACAACTACCACGTGTTCCGGACGGCGGTACTGGCGCGCCGCCTGGGCCTGAAGCTGGACGTGATCGGCGCGAAGACCGCGTCGTACTTCGTGCCGAGCGCCTTCCTGCGGGAGTTCGTGGCCCTGCTCGCCCAGTACCGGAAAACCAACGCGGCAGCGCTGGTGGTGCTGGCCGGAGGGCCGGTGCTCCTTGCGGCCCTGGCCTGA
- a CDS encoding MFS transporter: MGETTGAPALWHRRFAVFYTGRLVSYLGSSMTPVALSFAVLGSGRSTTDLGIVLTAGMVPILALVLVGGSVADRFPRNRVLRLSNLGAGAAQLVAAAILLTGHYSLPAIAVTEFAGGVCTAFTTPALRGIVPQLVDRLHLRRANSLLATARNVTKVAGPALGGVLVATVGGGWAIAADGISFLLAALLYHSITLPSTESSHREGVLSGVRTGWRAFLRIPWMWRVVTAFAVVNIVHAGGWLVLGPGIARQTVGAAGWGVVLSVRAIGVLLAGLAMYRWAIPRLLTLGLLCAAVGAAPLIVLGVHASLPVLLAAALVAGAGFGVFGIAWDTTMQENVPRPLLSRMAAFDDFGSYLGIPIGELLAGPLAGAFGDQAVVLAGGLVLACAALVPLRSPVVRGMRHPPASVPENP; the protein is encoded by the coding sequence ATGGGGGAAACGACCGGCGCGCCGGCGCTGTGGCACCGGCGGTTCGCGGTTTTCTACACCGGACGCCTGGTCTCCTATCTGGGCAGTTCGATGACCCCGGTGGCGTTGTCGTTCGCCGTGCTCGGCAGCGGCCGGAGCACCACCGACCTGGGGATCGTGCTCACCGCGGGGATGGTGCCGATCCTCGCGCTGGTGCTGGTCGGCGGTTCGGTCGCCGACCGGTTCCCGCGCAACCGGGTGCTGCGGCTGTCCAACCTCGGGGCCGGCGCGGCTCAGCTGGTCGCGGCCGCGATCCTGCTCACCGGGCACTATTCGCTTCCGGCGATCGCGGTCACCGAATTCGCCGGTGGCGTCTGCACCGCGTTCACCACACCCGCGCTGCGCGGCATCGTGCCGCAGCTGGTCGACCGGCTACACCTTCGCCGGGCCAATTCCCTGCTGGCCACCGCGCGGAACGTGACCAAGGTGGCCGGCCCGGCGCTGGGCGGCGTGCTGGTGGCCACGGTGGGCGGCGGCTGGGCGATCGCCGCCGACGGCATCTCGTTCCTGCTCGCCGCGCTGCTGTACCACTCGATCACGCTGCCATCCACGGAATCGTCGCACCGGGAAGGTGTCCTGAGTGGCGTGCGCACCGGCTGGCGAGCCTTTCTGCGCATCCCATGGATGTGGCGAGTGGTCACGGCGTTCGCCGTGGTCAACATCGTGCATGCGGGCGGCTGGCTCGTCCTCGGCCCCGGCATCGCGCGCCAGACCGTGGGCGCGGCCGGCTGGGGCGTGGTGCTGAGCGTCCGGGCGATCGGGGTACTTCTCGCCGGGCTGGCCATGTACCGGTGGGCGATACCGCGGCTGCTGACGCTCGGTCTGCTCTGCGCGGCCGTGGGCGCGGCCCCGCTGATCGTGCTGGGCGTGCACGCGAGCCTGCCGGTGCTGCTCGCCGCGGCGTTGGTGGCCGGCGCCGGTTTCGGCGTGTTCGGGATCGCCTGGGACACCACCATGCAGGAAAACGTCCCGCGCCCGCTGCTGTCCCGGATGGCCGCCTTCGACGATTTCGGCTCCTATCTCGGCATCCCGATCGGCGAACTGCTCGCCGGGCCGCTGGCCGGCGCCTTCGGCGACCAGGCCGTGGTGCTGGCCGGCGGACTCGTGCTGGCTTGCGCCGCGCTCGTCCCGCTGCGCTCCCCCGTGGTGCGCGGCATGCGCCATCCACCCGCGTCGGTCCCCGAAAATCCGTGA
- a CDS encoding ABC transporter permease, with translation MPQPDQAAPDLDEAVGAGLDRLDTPVGPRRPSFWRRFVRGFLPPVGALVLLVVVWQLLWAAAFWPETTLPAPLSVWDEFTGTVADGSVFGFIWTSVHRAALGFAAGVLIGTPLGVLVAKVRPVRAAIGPLLSGLQSLPSVAWVPAAVIWFGINDAAIYFVVLLGSVPSIANGLVSGIDQIPPILPRVGKVMGAGRLAAARHILLPAALPGFLAGLKQGWAFSWRSLMAAELIARSPSLGVGLGTYLNDGSSYNSMPKVIAAIFLILFVGVAIELVVFRPLERSVLRARGLTTAL, from the coding sequence ATGCCGCAGCCTGACCAGGCGGCCCCGGACCTCGACGAGGCCGTCGGCGCCGGTCTCGACCGGCTCGACACCCCGGTGGGCCCGCGCCGGCCGTCGTTCTGGCGACGGTTCGTGCGCGGTTTCCTGCCGCCGGTGGGCGCGCTCGTGCTGCTCGTGGTGGTGTGGCAGCTCCTGTGGGCCGCGGCGTTCTGGCCGGAGACGACCCTGCCCGCGCCGCTGTCGGTGTGGGACGAGTTCACCGGCACGGTCGCCGACGGTTCGGTCTTCGGCTTCATCTGGACGTCGGTGCACCGGGCCGCGCTGGGCTTCGCGGCGGGCGTGCTGATCGGCACCCCGCTCGGAGTGTTGGTCGCCAAGGTACGTCCGGTGCGGGCCGCGATCGGACCGCTGCTGAGCGGGTTGCAGAGCCTGCCGTCGGTGGCCTGGGTCCCCGCCGCGGTGATCTGGTTCGGCATCAACGACGCGGCGATCTACTTCGTGGTGCTGCTCGGTTCGGTCCCGTCGATCGCGAACGGCCTGGTGTCCGGGATCGATCAGATCCCGCCGATCCTGCCGCGGGTGGGCAAGGTGATGGGCGCGGGCAGGCTGGCCGCGGCCCGGCACATCCTGCTGCCCGCCGCGCTGCCGGGTTTCCTCGCCGGGCTGAAGCAGGGCTGGGCGTTCTCCTGGCGGTCGCTGATGGCCGCGGAGCTGATCGCTCGCTCGCCGAGCCTAGGTGTCGGCCTCGGCACCTACCTCAACGACGGTTCGTCCTACAACTCGATGCCGAAGGTGATCGCGGCGATCTTCCTGATCCTGTTCGTCGGCGTCGCGATCGAGCTCGTCGTGTTCCGTCCGCTGGAGCGTTCCGTGCTGCGGGCGAGGGGCCTGACCACGGCGTTGTGA
- a CDS encoding class I SAM-dependent methyltransferase, whose amino-acid sequence MTNAAHSHTSSPHVAHRDVAHQEADHRDGERQDVHQDARHDVGHQDAARQAVHPDPARQDAVQREVLDLDAEVLADHAASITAWLPVEADPRRIVDLGSGTGAGTFALLDRFPEAHVTAVDASVDHLARLREKAREKGVADQVRTVEADLTAEWPDLGQPQMIWASAFLHHLPNPGPFLRQVHDVLAPGGLLAVVEMSGLPRFLPADAPEFRPGLEERCHEVSDRRFAAHLPYRGADWGPLLTAAGLILGGERKITINVGMDRSPTIGRYALTVMRRLRAAVADQLPEEDLAALDDLLDTDSPRSLLRRTDLAVRAERHVWAARRPAASGPSRGDN is encoded by the coding sequence ATGACGAACGCCGCTCACTCACACACCTCATCGCCGCACGTCGCACATCGGGATGTTGCGCATCAAGAAGCTGATCATCGGGATGGTGAACGTCAAGACGTCCATCAAGACGCTCGACATGACGTTGGCCATCAGGACGCCGCTCGCCAGGCCGTCCATCCAGACCCCGCTCGTCAGGACGCCGTCCAAAGGGAAGTCCTCGACCTGGATGCCGAGGTGCTCGCCGACCACGCCGCATCGATCACGGCCTGGCTGCCTGTCGAAGCCGATCCTCGCCGGATCGTGGATCTGGGCAGCGGCACCGGGGCGGGCACGTTCGCCCTTCTCGACCGGTTTCCCGAAGCACACGTGACCGCTGTCGACGCTTCCGTCGACCATCTGGCCCGGCTGCGGGAGAAGGCCCGTGAGAAGGGAGTCGCCGACCAGGTGCGGACTGTCGAGGCCGACCTCACTGCGGAATGGCCGGATCTCGGACAGCCCCAGATGATCTGGGCATCTGCATTTCTGCACCATCTGCCGAATCCCGGACCGTTCCTTCGCCAGGTGCACGACGTGCTGGCGCCGGGCGGGCTGCTCGCGGTCGTCGAGATGTCCGGGCTTCCTCGGTTCCTGCCCGCCGACGCGCCGGAGTTCCGGCCGGGGCTGGAGGAACGGTGTCACGAGGTGAGCGATCGACGGTTCGCCGCGCATTTGCCGTACCGGGGTGCCGACTGGGGGCCGCTGCTCACGGCCGCGGGGCTCATTCTTGGCGGCGAGCGCAAGATCACCATCAACGTCGGAATGGACCGTTCCCCAACAATCGGTCGCTACGCGCTCACGGTGATGCGCCGCCTGCGTGCTGCGGTCGCCGACCAGCTGCCGGAGGAGGACCTGGCTGCGCTGGACGATCTTCTCGACACCGACAGCCCTCGCAGCCTTCTGCGGCGTACCGACCTCGCCGTCCGCGCCGAACGCCACGTCTGGGCCGCCCGCCGGCCGGCGGCTTCGGGGCCGAGCAGAGGCGATAACTGA
- a CDS encoding purine-cytosine permease family protein: protein MSGIDADVFGGRMPSGAGDLTIETHGIAPVPEANRFGRPWRLAGVWFAPNLTMTAVFTGTLGATLGLGFTTGFVVALVGTVLGSLPVAWLSTWGPRTGTGQLPLARLPFGRVVVLPGLVQWLGSIAWDALVGLFGGEALAELTGLPFWAAMLVVLVLQCLLGVFGYAVIHRVQAVMSVVLVVAFVALAVKVVLDHPITVTDSARGADFAGAVVLFSTITLSLAISWAPYAADFSRYLPSTTRPAGVFWFTLLGLVASYLLGEGIGLALGTALGDQTAAGVSALVGGGVLGGLALLVIALVTVSSNAMNDYSGSLALQTVGVRVRRPVSAVVVTVLAFALILWMHSGDLAAKFENVLLFVSYWIPPFLGVVVPDWLRRTRGGRRVEVLAELNRPVRSWAALVAFVAGFAAAVPFMNTTVYTGPVAAALHGADLAYYAGFVVSLLGYLLLRGRRTSGTLAERAGSA from the coding sequence ATGAGCGGGATCGACGCCGACGTCTTCGGGGGACGGATGCCGTCCGGGGCCGGGGATCTCACGATCGAGACGCACGGGATCGCCCCGGTTCCCGAGGCCAACCGGTTCGGCAGGCCGTGGCGGCTGGCCGGGGTGTGGTTCGCCCCGAACCTCACCATGACCGCGGTGTTCACCGGCACCCTCGGTGCCACCCTCGGCCTCGGGTTCACCACCGGGTTCGTCGTCGCGCTGGTCGGCACGGTGCTCGGTTCCCTGCCGGTCGCCTGGCTTTCGACCTGGGGACCGCGTACCGGTACCGGACAGCTGCCGCTCGCCCGGCTGCCGTTCGGCCGCGTCGTGGTGCTGCCCGGGCTCGTGCAGTGGCTGGGGTCGATCGCGTGGGACGCGCTGGTCGGCCTGTTCGGCGGGGAGGCGCTGGCCGAGCTGACCGGACTGCCGTTCTGGGCCGCGATGCTGGTGGTGCTGGTGCTGCAGTGCCTGCTCGGGGTGTTCGGCTACGCGGTGATCCACCGGGTCCAGGCGGTGATGAGCGTGGTGCTCGTGGTCGCGTTCGTGGCGCTGGCGGTGAAGGTGGTGCTCGACCACCCGATCACGGTCACCGACTCGGCGCGTGGCGCTGATTTCGCCGGCGCCGTCGTGCTGTTCTCCACGATCACGCTGAGCCTGGCCATTTCGTGGGCACCCTACGCGGCGGACTTCAGCCGGTACCTGCCTTCGACCACCCGACCGGCCGGCGTCTTCTGGTTCACCCTGCTGGGCCTGGTCGCGTCGTATCTGCTGGGGGAGGGCATCGGGCTCGCTCTCGGCACCGCACTGGGCGACCAGACCGCGGCCGGGGTGTCCGCCCTGGTCGGCGGCGGCGTGCTGGGCGGCCTCGCGTTACTGGTGATCGCACTGGTTACGGTGTCGTCCAACGCGATGAACGACTACAGCGGGTCGCTCGCGCTGCAGACAGTCGGGGTGCGTGTGCGCCGTCCGGTGTCCGCGGTGGTGGTGACGGTGCTGGCGTTCGCGCTGATCCTCTGGATGCACAGCGGGGACCTGGCGGCAAAGTTCGAGAACGTGCTGCTGTTCGTGAGCTACTGGATCCCGCCGTTCCTGGGGGTGGTGGTGCCGGACTGGCTGCGCCGCACCCGGGGCGGCCGCCGCGTCGAGGTGCTGGCCGAACTGAACCGGCCGGTGCGGAGCTGGGCAGCGCTGGTGGCGTTCGTGGCCGGGTTCGCCGCCGCGGTGCCGTTCATGAACACGACTGTCTACACGGGACCGGTGGCCGCCGCGCTGCACGGCGCGGATCTGGCCTATTACGCGGGATTCGTGGTGTCGCTACTGGGGTATCTGCTGCTGCGCGGCCGGCGGACCTCCGGCACGCTGGCGGAGCGTGCTGGATCGGCATAG
- a CDS encoding DEAD/DEAH box helicase, with amino-acid sequence MTTFTELGLPTALVDALAAQGVTEPFPIQAATLPHTLEGRDVLGRGRTGSGKTYGFVLPLLARLAAGPTRRRPGRPRALILAPTRELATQIEAAILPLGRVLGLKTTTIFGGVSARPQITRLRDGVDIVVACPGRLADHMRSGEVKLDRIEITVLDEADHMADLGFLPEVRRILAATPERGQRMLFSATLDGGIDVLVKQFLHDPVLHSVDSAQSPVTTMTHHVLHLEETHRLPVLVDLTAAPGRTLVFTRTKHRAKALTRKLVAQGVPAVELHGNLGQNARTKNLTAFSSGTARTLVATDIAARGIHVDDVTLVIHADPPVEHKAYLHRSGRTARAGASGTVVTLMTDAQVADVRSLTRKAGIKPTTTRIGPDHPLLAELAPGERTFDTSSRRPVVDTRPSKVTATGAAPGSGRGRGRGGKPSENRGGQAARTNAQSRRSPDRTGGRRGSQPGQGGVGQSEHRSVRTGQGGQRGQRSRTQADAPGSTRTGNRPAKSQPSGARRGGAGSAERRRQAGR; translated from the coding sequence ATGACTACTTTCACCGAACTCGGCCTGCCCACCGCCCTCGTGGACGCGCTGGCCGCGCAAGGCGTGACCGAACCCTTCCCGATCCAGGCCGCCACCCTGCCGCACACGCTCGAGGGCCGTGACGTGCTCGGCCGCGGCCGCACCGGTTCCGGCAAGACCTACGGCTTCGTGCTGCCCCTGCTGGCGCGGCTGGCCGCCGGTCCCACCCGCCGCCGCCCGGGCCGCCCGCGGGCGCTGATCCTCGCGCCGACGCGGGAGCTGGCCACCCAGATCGAGGCCGCCATCCTGCCGCTGGGCCGGGTGCTGGGCCTCAAGACGACCACGATCTTCGGCGGCGTGAGCGCGCGCCCGCAGATCACCCGGCTGCGCGACGGCGTGGACATCGTGGTGGCCTGCCCCGGCCGGCTGGCCGACCACATGCGGTCCGGCGAGGTGAAGCTGGACCGCATCGAGATCACCGTCCTCGACGAGGCCGACCACATGGCCGACCTGGGGTTCCTGCCCGAGGTCCGGCGCATCCTGGCGGCCACGCCCGAACGCGGCCAGCGGATGCTGTTCTCCGCGACGCTGGACGGCGGGATCGACGTGCTGGTCAAGCAGTTCCTGCACGACCCGGTCCTGCACAGCGTCGACTCGGCCCAGTCGCCGGTCACGACGATGACCCACCACGTCCTGCACCTCGAGGAAACGCACCGGCTGCCGGTGCTGGTGGACCTGACCGCGGCGCCCGGCCGCACCCTCGTGTTCACCCGCACCAAGCACCGTGCGAAGGCGCTGACGCGGAAACTGGTGGCACAGGGCGTTCCCGCGGTGGAGCTGCACGGCAACCTGGGCCAGAACGCCCGGACGAAGAACCTCACGGCCTTCTCGTCCGGCACCGCCCGGACCCTGGTGGCCACCGACATCGCCGCCCGCGGCATCCACGTGGACGACGTGACCCTGGTGATCCACGCCGACCCGCCGGTCGAGCACAAGGCCTACCTGCACCGCTCCGGCCGCACCGCCCGCGCCGGCGCGTCGGGCACCGTGGTGACCCTGATGACGGACGCCCAGGTGGCCGACGTCCGGTCGCTGACCCGCAAGGCCGGCATCAAGCCGACCACCACGCGGATCGGGCCGGACCACCCGCTGCTGGCGGAGCTGGCCCCGGGCGAGCGCACGTTCGACACTTCGTCCCGGCGGCCGGTGGTGGACACCCGGCCGTCGAAGGTGACCGCCACCGGAGCCGCCCCCGGCTCCGGCCGGGGCCGAGGTCGCGGCGGAAAGCCGTCGGAGAACCGCGGCGGCCAGGCGGCGAGGACGAACGCCCAGTCCCGCCGGTCGCCGGATCGCACCGGGGGCCGCCGCGGTTCCCAGCCGGGCCAGGGCGGCGTCGGTCAGTCCGAGCACCGGAGTGTCCGGACCGGACAGGGTGGTCAACGCGGGCAGCGAAGCCGCACCCAGGCGGACGCTCCCGGGTCCACGCGCACCGGCAACCGTCCGGCGAAATCGCAGCCGAGCGGCGCCCGCCGTGGCGGTGCCGGTTCGGCCGAGCGCCGCCGCCAGGCAGGCCGCTGA
- a CDS encoding ABC transporter substrate-binding protein, producing MRTFPRSRLLVSALAALTVVGAVAGCSRADRAETATDQGAAGEVRVGFFPNVTHTPALLGVKKNFFAQNLGSTKLTTQTFNAGPAEVNALLGESLDVAFLGSGPAINGFTQSKGAIQLVSGAVSGGAQLVVKPDITSVEGLKGKNIATPQLANTQDVALKKFLAEHHLTGQVQVTNTDNPKTLDAFRKGEVDGGWLPEPWSSRLVNDAGAKVLVDEKSLWPQGRFPTTVVVVRSQFLKEHPDTVRALLKGELQAIDWAKQNPAEAKSVVNNALKELSGSTLSPAVLDRAFTNIELTTDPVGAQFPQLAKDSVTAGVVDEAPDLKGFADFGPLNEVLKAQNLPAVSAPGLAK from the coding sequence GTGCGCACGTTCCCGAGATCCCGTCTGCTCGTCTCCGCGCTCGCCGCGCTCACCGTGGTGGGGGCGGTGGCCGGCTGCTCACGCGCGGACCGCGCGGAGACCGCCACCGACCAGGGTGCCGCCGGCGAGGTACGCGTCGGCTTCTTCCCGAATGTCACGCACACGCCCGCGCTGCTCGGCGTGAAAAAGAACTTCTTCGCCCAGAACCTGGGCAGTACCAAGCTCACCACGCAGACGTTCAACGCGGGACCGGCCGAGGTGAACGCGCTGCTCGGCGAATCGCTCGACGTGGCCTTCCTCGGTTCCGGGCCCGCGATCAACGGCTTCACCCAGTCCAAGGGCGCCATCCAGCTGGTGTCCGGTGCGGTCTCCGGCGGGGCGCAACTCGTGGTGAAGCCGGACATCACCTCGGTCGAGGGGCTCAAGGGCAAGAACATCGCGACGCCGCAGCTGGCCAACACCCAGGACGTCGCGCTGAAGAAGTTCCTGGCCGAGCACCACCTGACCGGCCAGGTGCAGGTGACCAACACCGACAACCCGAAGACCCTCGACGCGTTCCGCAAGGGCGAGGTGGACGGTGGCTGGCTGCCGGAACCGTGGTCGTCGCGGCTGGTGAACGACGCGGGCGCGAAGGTGCTCGTGGACGAGAAAAGCCTGTGGCCGCAGGGTCGCTTTCCGACCACCGTGGTGGTCGTGCGCAGCCAGTTCCTCAAGGAGCATCCGGACACCGTGCGTGCGCTGCTGAAGGGCGAGCTGCAGGCGATCGACTGGGCGAAGCAGAACCCGGCCGAGGCGAAGTCCGTGGTGAACAACGCGTTGAAGGAGCTTTCGGGCAGCACGCTCAGTCCGGCGGTGCTCGACCGGGCGTTCACCAACATCGAGCTCACCACGGACCCGGTCGGTGCGCAGTTCCCGCAGCTGGCCAAGGACTCGGTCACGGCGGGCGTGGTTGACGAGGCCCCGGACCTCAAGGGTTTCGCCGATTTCGGCCCGCTGAACGAAGTGCTGAAGGCGCAGAACCTGCCCGCCGTCTCGGCCCCCGGGCTGGCCAAGTGA